A stretch of the Xyrauchen texanus isolate HMW12.3.18 chromosome 20, RBS_HiC_50CHRs, whole genome shotgun sequence genome encodes the following:
- the LOC127660439 gene encoding forkhead box protein N2-like, whose protein sequence is MGPIIGMSPDKKAESPSMLGERVGRRGVFGTLPEAECAASPLATSLDHTSSSGDEELTNLNWLHENLLQNFTLGVQETQSSSSPLFDIEGNHGNSVISSAASNGDSVKSKPPFSFSLLIYMAIEQSPSKSLPVKDIYGWILEHFPYFSSAPTGWKNSVRHNLSLNKCFRKVEMSLGKVNGKGSLWCVDPEYRPNLIQALKKQHFPTAHSFCTPPASPPSAFSPTRHLFLQGCSLKESDIDAATSMMLLNSAPGHHSDLCDRDSPIDLSHPDSVLVSSDPKQDHNYSSASFQRCSSRSSSSSSSSLCSLDEAGCDSGQGRRAGSEGFHSDEDSEEERNLCLPKLPIRRPLTVKCPIPGKRTHHESKPELDEELKEAAGSLLHLAGIRSGLDLSKRKAKCKKLAKH, encoded by the exons ATGGGTCCAATCATCGGGATGTCGCCGGATAAGAAAGCAGAATCCCCAAGCATGCTAGGGGAACGGGTGGGCCGGCGTGGAGTTTTTGGGACGCTACCTGAAGCAGAGTGTGCCGCTAGCCCCCTGGCCACCAGCCTGGACCATACCTCCAGCTCGGGAGATGAAGAACTTACCAACCTCAACTGGCTCCACGAGAACCTTCTCCAGAACTTCACGCTGGGAGTCCAGGAGACCCAGTCCAGCTCCAGTCCACTCTTTGACATCGAAGGCAACCATGGGAACTCAGTCATATCCTCGGCAGCTTCTAATGGAGATTCTGTCAAGTCGAAACCACCTTTCTCCTTTTCCCTGCTCATATACATGGCCATTGAACAGTCCCCAAGCAAGTCTCTGCCGGTGAAGGACATTTACGGTTGGATTCTGGAGCACTTTCCATACTTCTCTAGCGCCCCCACTGGCTGGAAGAACTCAGTGCGGCACAATCTGTCCCTCAACAAGTGCTTCCGCAAGGTGGAAATGAGCCTGGGGAAG GTGAATGGAAAGGGTTCTTTGTGGTGTGTGGACCCCGAATACAGACCCAATCTGATTCAAGCCCTGAAGAAACAGCACTTCCCCACCGCCCACTCCTTCTGCACGCCGCCTGCCTCCCCACCCAG TGCCTTCTCACCCACGCGACACCTCTTCCTCCAGGGCTGCTCTCTGAAAG AGTCTGATATTGATGCCGCCACCTCTATGATGCTCTTAAACTCGGCCCCTGGACACCACAGTGACCTGT GTGACCGAGACAGccccattgacctctctcatccgGACTCCGTCCTTGTGAGCAGCGACCCAAAGCAAGACCACAACTACAGCAGCGCGTCATTCCAGCGGTGCTCGTCTCGCTCTTCCTCGTCGTCGTCATCTTCGCTGTGCTCCCTGGATGAGGCTGGCTGCGATTCCGGCCAGGGCCGCCGTGCCGGCAGTGAGGGTTTCCATAGCGACGAGGATTCGGAGGAGGAGAGGAACCTGTGCCTGCCCAAACTTCCCATCCGTCGCCCACTCACTGTCAAGTGCCCTATTCCGGGTAAACGGACTCATCACGAGTCCAAGCCAGAATTGGATGAGGAGCTGAAAGAGGCGGCTGGGTCACTCTTACATCTGGCCGGGATCCGATCCGGTCTGGATCTATCGAAACGAAAGGCCAAGTGCAAAAAACTGgcaaagcattga